The Phoenix dactylifera cultivar Barhee BC4 unplaced genomic scaffold, palm_55x_up_171113_PBpolish2nd_filt_p 000240F, whole genome shotgun sequence region ATATATTATAGGGTATTTTAGTAAAAGTGTTAAAAATGTATGCTTTTTTTGCTTTTATCTCCAAACTCCCAAATAAGAGGAaggaaattactttttttttcctcctaaaaCTCCCAAACAAAAAGAGAGGAAAGTGtattctatttctttttctttttccttctcattaaagtttttctttctcttcttttctcctctcCTGAAAAACTCCCAAACGGAGGGTTAAGTTCTTTCTTGCATCATAAACTTTGCCACATATGATAAAGATGGTTTATTGGCACAGGTTGgaagaaaaatgaaataagCCATCAAGGATGGTTGTCTTCACTTGCCAAGGACTTTCTACTAAGAACTAGAATATATATGAAAGTTGCACTTTGTGCTAAAAGTAATCATCAAACTCTAGCTCCTGGCTCTTGCACTCACCTGTCACAGTTGGTGTTGCGGGAAACTGGAAAGCCAACTCTGATGTTACAAGCTGCGGGGATCTTGCTGAGGAACCTGTCTTGCACCCCGGGGAATCTCTTCACTCCGTTCTCCAAGCAATGGCAAGTGGTCCTCCGGTCGGCGACCGTGACGGCCTGATGTGCGAGCTGCTGCAGCCCGGCGCAGCACGCCGCGGGAGGCCTCGGGACCTTGCCTGTCGCAAAGCTCAGGCATGGTGCTGCCTTGGCAGCAACAACAGCACAGTTCACGGCGGCGGCAGCCTCCctcgggaggaggaggaggaggaggagggaggagaggaggaggagggagcacAAGGTGGTGGCCTTCATCACGAATGCTGTCAGTGTAACCGGACTTTGTTATAAGACAAGACAACGCTGTTGTGATGGCTTGGGTCAAGTGGTGCGATGGAGTGGGCTTTATATAGAGGGGAGTTATGGCCTTTGGGCTTTTTCAGCTACTGGGAAGATTGAGCTTTCCAATAAATCTTAGCCGGGGTGGGAGATCAAGCCTCGTCCGTTCAGATGGCATTGGGAAAGACGAATGGATATGCTGAGAGACGTTAGGAGGGAATTCACTCAATTCAGGGAAGCCAAGCCTTGGCATTGGGAAAGGTGAATAGTTAATGCCAACACCAGGCGCAATATAGCAAATTTGTGCTTGATAATGCTATCATGTACCCATTCGATCCCAAAATGTTTGATACATTTGAAGTACCAATTCTGATTGAATGGTAAAATACTGCCATTTTAGGCAAGGGACTAGAGTTCGGTTATACAGGGCATTGGCCCTTACGTTGTCTCTCGATTATACTAAGCTATAGTTTTTGGTCTAATGAGAGCCTCGATTCCAGCCTATATGAGATATGGTGGGTATCCTTTAGtttcaaaataataattttaaaaaaaaataatataactaAAAATGATTGGATAACTTAGAAATCATGCTAAATATAGCATTACTCTTCTTGAGTGCAGGTTCTGTGATATCCTTTGTGCTGCTTCTTTTAAATCTATATAGTGTGCTCAAGCAGTGAAAAATCTATACATTGTGGAAGCAATCATAAACTGTAGGAACTAGGTATATTACACCTACATCGATAAATAATACAAAAGCGAAGCTTAAAAATTATAGATCAATTACGATGACTAGTAAAGAAAATTTTAAGTTGGAACAATTCACTTACCGCTAGATATATATAGATTAGCTAAATATTGATTCATGAAGGGGAAGAAAATTTATACACATTCTACATAATGCATTACCAAATTAAGTTGAAAttgtttgaaagaaaaaaatccaGAAAGAATATTAAGACCATATATAGCAAAACtgcattatatatttttttaactttgcaattctcaaaaaataaaagaaaaaagaaaagaaaagttgcATATGCACCATCAGATATTTTATTACTAGATGAGAGATAATTCATTCTATTGAGCACAATTCGATGATGCCTCTATCCATTCCATAACTACAACAAACTTAATAATGCCAACCAAGATCTATTTTGAACTAAATCAATGCTAGCTTACATTTATGCATTGAATCTCCCATTATCTCGCCTCCATTGATCTTAGAGATGCTTGTAGCTCGTCCAACACCTGACCCTAACGTTTAGAACCTTCCCTAATGACTGTATTGCTTGTCCAAAGAGAATGTAACATATTTTCCCACATGCTCGATGCCACAGCTTATAACTTGCCTCTCATTCTCTTTAGAAGAACAGTGCTGTTTTGTTTAATTCGGGCTCATGGTGTTGTAATATtatcctttcttcctttttatgttGATGGGGATTTGATCTTTCGTTTGTCCAGGGCCTATGCTTTTATGAGCTAATGTAGTCCGGTAGCTCTTTGAGCTCCTCTTTTTATTTCTGTACAAAGGGAggattttctttcattttcatcaTTTTTATCTCCATAAAATGATCTATAAAATGAAGAGGTGGCTAGACCAttgttttattaaaaaagaaagagaaaaaaaataagtgaATGTCAAGTAACCTTACCTCCTCttatatgtttattttggaaaTAATAGTTGTTCCTTGAATATGAAAGGAAACCATTGCTTCCCtgttttaaaagtttctttTCGAGTATTACAAAGATGATAACTGTCCACTAAGAAGATATCTATACTGTAAAAACTTTGCATTAATGGTTCATTGGCTTGATCTTATTTTTTGATAAGAACTTTTTAAACTCatgcaaaaatttaaaattcaggaATATTTGCACAATATGGAGATGAGTATATGCATTCTAATTTTTTCTAGGATGAATCCAAATTCTATTTAAACCAATCTAAAGAAAATACATCCGTGTGctccagcaaaaaaaaaaaaaaaaacagaaaattttgGCTGTCATCAATAATTATGGATATGAAATTATATGTGTGAATGGACGAGTTTCCATTTATGGTTGTAACATTGGGTCAAACTCCTAGACAAGAAGAATAGCTAATTTTGGCTATAGCtgatttttccccctttttctataattagtcaaataaaaaaattaaaaaataccatttttttaaattttggtttCCTCTTGAAGCATTATTTTATTCCAGTTTTAGTCCACGCATCTAAACAAGTCTTTATTTTGCATGCTCAACTTCTCTAGCATGCTTCAATccaaaaaattatatttgatAAAACAATAACCATCTATTGAATGCATTTCTTGAACTAATCACTTTCGTCAAAAGCAGCATTTCCCTCGATTGCCCCCACATTCATGATGAGGCAAATCCCATTGAATCAACTTCAACTTAAGATATCTTGGTACCGGGCTCTTCATCAGACATTTGATACATTCCCAAGATAAGAGGCTTCGTGAGCTATTGAAAGTTGCTAAACTTATTCTGTTGACTCGACTTCGAGCGTCTTTGCAATGATCAAAGGCAGCTCCAAACTTGATTACCTAGATTAGTATACCATACTGCACCATCTACAGCTACATGGGAATCTTCAAGTACTCCCACAGGAACATCAGAACTAGTTAACACCATTGGATGATTACCACACTGGGTCGAGAAAGGACCTGCATGGATTTGGTTGGAAGCTAAGAGCATTTCATTCATCTTAATTATGAAATATCGGTCACTAAATATCGAAGACACATTTGTGAGTAGGAAAACATGTATCAGTATGTCATACAGAAGGAAAGAGGTTTGCATCCTTTATAAACATAGTAACTGAATAATAAAACACTAAAGATTAAGCACACTGGGTCTTGGTTGGGTGCATTCCTGTGAAGCAAGGAGGAGGAACTTATCCAGCTTAATAAATCAaggagaagggaggatgaaAGGATATATAGACAGAAAATAATGGCAGCACAAAAGGCAAAAGGATCTGGGAAAAACAGGCTTACTTTTATAGCATAACCTTCGAGATTAATGCAATATGGTGTTTATTTGGAGCAAACCAGATATAGGAAATCCAAAGATATCACCTGTAACCAGAGCTCAAATTATAAAGAGCACAACCAACAATTGAGAAAATCATTAGAAAAAGATTGCAAAATGCATCTTTAGATATGCATTTAATTTGGCAAATCAACATatggtaaataaaaaaaatgtggtCGCCCGACCAATATGAACTTTTCATTGGCCATTCTATCAATCACTCCCATCAGCTGACAGCAATAGAAGTCATGGAACGAGGGAACAGTAATAGTCCATCTTCTAGAACATGCAAGGATCCCATTCCAAGTGCCCACCTGAGGAACAAATCCTTGTACCACTTGCATCAGTACCATACCAATATCGTCATTTAAAAGGTTCTCAACAATGGCCATCAATGGTCAGCTTGTATGACAGAAAACCTAGGCCTTCAGAGATCATGTCCATGAAATGTTTAGCCTCCACAAATTCATTAGTGCCAAGCAAACCACAAAGAAGTGTTTGATTAGTTCCTGAATTTGGATAGTACCCCTTTAGCTTCATTATCTTTAGAAATTCCATGCCCTCAGCTGCTCATCCTTGTCTGCAACAACCAGAAATCAGTACATTGAAGGTTATTGTATCAGGATAGTGAACTTCTTTCTCCATCCTCTCACAGAGTTCAAATGCTTCAGTTTAGTCACTCTATCATGCTTACAAAAAGAATGCCTTAGTGTTGAATAAGTTGTAGCATTGGGCCAGCATCCCTGCTTTGGAATTTCATGAAACAAGAAAAAGGCACATCCAACTTATCACACTGATACAAACCCTTAATGAGAATGTTAAAGCAGCAGGTGTCAAGGCCAACTCCCAATCAGGGAGCACTCAAGCATACCTCGTGGATAACTTCAAACTGCCCAGTATAAACAAGCATGTTGAGCGCATAATTGAAATTCTTAACTGTAGGCCAACAACGAAAATCTGGTATTCTGAGGAGCATCTTGATGGCTTGTTCAGCATGTCACTTACTAAAGGAGAAACCCAGCCCTAGCCAAACTTTACCCAAAAGGTTGCACATGGAAGGGGCGCCCTTGCAAGCCCTTGCTTTATCCTTACTATAATTAATTTATGATGGctcaaaaagagaaagaaggtgAATACTAACAAAAGCAGAAGAACAATAAGAAACTAGAAAAAAGATAGCCAAATCTAGTGTTGGAGTATTAAAATATTGATAAAAAACATATCTAAACCGAGCGCAAACTTTTCCAGAGGGACAAGATACACATTACTGcagtagaaaagaaaaaaaaaattgggaagCGACTTCATCATCCATTTTACTTGGTAAAGTCATAACTCGGACTTCGACGAATACTAACCATACAGTTCATGACACTTGCAACCAGGATATGCAGGACATAATTTCTAGATGGAACAATACACTAGGAAAGCAACACAACGgtcaagaagagaaaagaaaagcagcTTAGATATGACGATAAGGTTGTTGACGTCCATGCATTTTCACCAAAGCAACAGGAGCATCCAAATATAAAGACAACAAATAATGGCAGCACATAAGGCAAAAGGAGTCTGGAAAAAACTGACTTGCTTTAATAGTACAACCTACTAGATTAATGCCATATGGTGTCAATTTAGAGGAAACCACAGATGGAAATCCCAAAGATATCACCTGTAACTAGAGGTCAAACTATAAAACGTACTACCAACAATAGAGAAACTCAGTATTAAAATGCACTTTTAAATATACTTTAAATTTTGCAAATCAACATATTAGAAAATACAGGCTTTTATATGCTCACGCGATCAATGAATTTTATGTTGGCCATTCTATCAATTTGTTCCATCAGCTGACAGCAATAGAAATTATTACAATGAGGGAACAACAATGATTAATCTTCTAGAACATGCATTCAAGGATCCTTTTCCAAGTACCCATCCGAGGAACAAATCCTTGTTGTACCATTTGTTTCAATACTACAACAGCATCATTTAAAAGGTTCTCACTACAAAGACCATCAATAGTCATCTTGTACGACAAAAAACTAGGCCTCCTCCCTTCAGAGACCATCATGTCCATAAAATGTTTAGCCTGCACAAATTTGTTAGTGCTAAGCAAGCCATAAATAAGTGCTTGATCAGTTCCTGAATTTGGATAGCACCCCTTTAGTTTCATTGTCTTTAGAAGTTCCATCCCCTCTGCCACTCGCCCTTGTTTGCAAAGACCAGAAATCAATATATTGAAGGATATCGTATCAGGATGACAACCTTCTCTCTCCATTCTCTCACATATCTCAAATGCTTCACTTACTCTGTCATGCTTACAAAGAGCATGCATTAGCGTTGAATAAGTTGTGACGTTGGGCTTACATCCCTGTTTTGGAATTTCATGTAACAAGGAAAAGGCAGCATCCAATTTACCACACTGACACAAGCCCTTGATGAGAATGTTAAAGCAGCAGGTGTCAAGACTAACTCCCAACCTGGGGGCACTCAAGTATACCTCATGGATGATGTCAAACTGCCGAGTACACACAAGCATGTTGAGCACATAATTGAAAGTCTTAGTTGTTGGCCAACAATGAAAATCTGGCATCCTAAGGAGTGTCCTAATGGCTTGTTCAGGATGATTCGCAACATTGCCATATATTTTTATCAAGTTATGAAAGAATTCATCAGAAAGTCCGCACTTTTCAAGTCTTGACCTCTCCAAGAGATCCTCAATAACACCAAATTTCCGTGCACAAGCAAGCTTCTCAACTATTAAACTGTAAAGAGCCTCACTAGGCTTATAATCCATACGACTAGAGGCCTTCTCCAATGCACCAATAATCAGCTCTGGATCTCTGACattcttaaatattttcagGATTTCATTTGGTGCAAGCCAATCCTTATGGTCCAATCTTCTCAACCAAAAATCATCACTATACTGTGCATACccaaatcttgacaaagaagctACTGAATATTTAGAGATTCTGATAATTCCCACATCAACATGTATAAAATTGAAGATAGCTCGAGGAACCAATTTCTTATAAACAGCCATAGGTGCTTTAACCGTTCCTGCATTGACAAGTCTATGCACATTAGCAATGCTCAAAATTTTTTCACAGCAAAATTTTATGTAAGCAGAAACAGGGATATGCAATTTGAAAATTTATTAATCCTGCAACTGCATAGTCACCAATGGGGGTGGAAGCAATCAACAAAGTTCTGCAAATGACAAGCAAAGCTAATGAGACACAAAGCAAAGACATGGTAGCTAATTCCCTTACTTTTCCCTAATCTTGACAAGGTTCCAACTTGACGGCCATCTCATGGGTATTTCAAATTTCAACACCATCAGAATACTGCCTCAATTCATCAGGGTTATCCAAATTTCAACTAAAGAGACAAATTGACAAACACGAATCAGTAAGTTAACAATAACAATAAACCAAGAAGATTTTGAAGGCTTTATGACTTAGCTTTAACCtttataaaaccatttaagatgaaataaaagaataagcaaatataataagaaagaatccatgaaatttagcagaAAATCCATTGAAAATGCTTGCTTTGAAGACTCGTGAAGTAGTTATTTAtgtggagagaaagagagaaaagagggatCAGGGAAGGAGAGCGGCAGACGGCAGCAAAAGAGCGGCCGAAGTGAGAAGCTGCGGTGGTTCAGAGACAATTCAAGTCTAACAATCGCCATATAATAGAAGAAAACTTTGCTATGCAACTAAAACTGAGAAAACAAGGCATAAATAATGACATTCAATGGAAGGAAAACGCCCAATTCAAGCACACAACTGGCAGAACATATTCAGTT contains the following coding sequences:
- the LOC120105233 gene encoding non-specific lipid-transfer protein C, cotyledon-specific isoform-like is translated as MKATTLCSLLLLSSLLLLLLLPREAAAAVNCAVVAAKAAPCLSFATGKVPRPPAACCAGLQQLAHQAVTVADRRTTCHCLENGVKRFPGVQDRFLSKIPAACNIRVGFPVSRNTNCDRIK
- the LOC103720547 gene encoding pentatricopeptide repeat-containing protein At3g14580, mitochondrial, translated to MAVYKKLVPRAIFNFIHVDVGIIRISKYSVASLSRFGYAQYSDDFWLRRLDHKDWLAPNEILKIFKNVRDPELIIGALEKASSRMDYKPSEALYSLIVEKLACARKFGVIEDLLERSRLEKCGLSDEFFHNLIKIYGNVANHPEQAIRTLLRMPDFHCWPTTKTFNYVLNMLVCTRQFDIIHEVYLSAPRLGVSLDTCCFNILIKGLCQCGKLDAAFSLLHEIPKQGCKPNVTTYSTLMHALCKHDRVSEAFEICERMEREGCHPDTISFNILISGLCKQGRVAEGMELLKTMKLKGCYPNSGTDQALIYGLLSTNKFVQAKHFMDMMVSEGRRPSFLSYKMTIDGLCSENLLNDAVVVLKQMVQQGFVPRMGTWKRILECMF